The genomic DNA GCCTGCACTGCGAGAGGAGGTAAGAAAGATGATCCATTTGACAATCAACGGAAAAGCCATCGAGGCGCCGGACGGCGCGACAATTCTGGAGGCCGCCCGCCTGTATAACATCGGCATCCCGAGCCTCTGCCATCTGAAAGATATTCATACCTACGGCTCCTGCCGCATCTGTGTGGTTGAGGTGGAGGGGATGAAAAACCTTGCGGCTTCCTGCATTGTGAAGGCGAAGGAGGGGATGGTGGTCCACACCCATTCCTCCAAAGTGCGCGCGGCGCGTAAGGTGCTCTACGAGCTACTGCTTTCCGACCATCCCAAGGACTGCCTGAACTGTACCCGAAACCAGAACTGCGAATTGCAGGAGCTCGGCTATACGCTCGGCGTAACCGAATCCCGTCTTTCGGGGGAGATGTCCCCGGCCAAGGTGGACGTTTCCCCGTCCATCACCCGCGATACATCAAAGTGTGTGCTCTGCCGCCGGTGCGTGACCGTCTGCAACCGTATCCAGGAGGTCGGCGCGATAGGCGCCCAGAACCGCGGCTTTGCAACGGTGGTGAGTCCGGCGATGGGGCTGCCGCTCGATTCTACCGCCTGCGCCATGTGCGGACAATGCACCGTCGTCTGTCCGACCGGCGCGCTCACCGAAACCGACGGCCTTTCCAAAGTCTGGGCAGCGCTCGAAAACCCTGCGAAGCGGGTCGTCGTGCAGGTCGCGCCCGCCGTGCGCGCCGCGCTGGGCGAGGAATTCGGCCTGCCCGCCGGGACGCTCGTCACCGGGAAAATGGCTTCGGCGCTGCATGAAATCGGTTTTGACGATGTGTTCGACACCGACTTCGCGGCTGACCTGACCATCATCGAGGAGGGCACCGAGCTGCTCGGGCGGCTCAGTGCGGCCCTCACCGGCGGCGAAGCCGCACTGCCGATGCTCACCTCCTGTTCGCCTGGCTGGATCAAGCACATCGAGCATAAATATCCGGCGCAGCTTGGTCATCTTTCCTCCTGCAAAAGCCCGCACACGATGCTCGGCGCGCTGGCCAAAAGCTTCTATGCCGAGAAAATCGGCAGGAAACCCGAGGAAATGTTCGTCGTTTCGGTGATGCCCTGCACCGCCAAGAAATATGAGATCCAACGTCCGGAGATGGGACAAAACGGCATCCCGGATGTGGACGCGGTGCTCACCACCCGGGAGCTTGCCCGGATGATCAAGGCCTCCGGCATCGATTTTTTGAACCTGCCAGAGGGCGGCTTCGACCGGCCGCTCGGCTTGTCGACCGGCGCGGCGGACATCTTCGGCGTGACCGGCGGCGTCATGGAGGCCGCGCTGCGCACCGTCTATGAGCTGGTGACCGGGCGGGAGCTGCCGTTCGACGGGTTACACGTCACCCCGATTGTAGGTCTTGAGCAGGTCAAAACCGCTTCGCTCACCATTGAGGGAGCCTTGCCGGATTTTGCGCATCTGGAGGGCGTGACCGTGCGGATCGCCGTCACAAGCGGCCTTGCGGGCGCGGATATCCTGATGGACCAGATCGCGGCGGGAAAGTCGCCTTACCACTTCGTCGAAGTCATGGGCTGCCCGGGCGGCTGCATCAATGGCGGCGGCCAGCCGCGTCCCAAAGAGGAGGGCTACCGCGAGAAACGCGCGGCGGCGCTCTACCGCGAGGACGAAGGAAAGCCGATGCGCAAAAGTCACGAAAACCCCGATATCACCGCGCTTTACGAGGAATATCTTGGTGCGGCGAACGGGCATCTGGCCCATGAGCTGCTGCATACCCATTATGTCCCGCGCGGGCTCTATAACCAACTGGTGCGCTGATCTTTCCGGCCCGGGCCTGCTCCACGCGGCCATGCCGCATGCCGCGCACCTGAAATTTGACCCACTTCTCATACTTTCATAGGACACAAACCGCGGGAAGGCCCGGCCGATTGAATCGGCCGGGCCTTCCCGCGCCTTTGAGCCGCGAATCTTTCATATCGGAGTCCGGATTTCGCTTGGCCAGCCGGCGGGCCCCGTTTTGTTCCATAGAGGAGAAAAATATGGATATACTGGTTAGGGGGGGCTGCCGGAGTGATTCCCTCTTGACATAATATACAGAAAAGGTATAATTAAAAAGGACTATAACAGGCATAGAAATACCTGTGACAGAAAGGAAGAGAAAGATGTCAGAAGCTGTATTATGGGCCGCGGGAGGAACCGGATTCACCTTCCTGATGACCTCACTGGGCGCGGCGGTGGTGTTCTTTTTCCGCAGCAAGGTGAATATGAGCATCCAGCGGATGTTCTTGGGCTTTGCGGCCGGAGTGATGATTGCGGCTTCGGTCTGGAGCCTGCTGATCCCGGCAATCGAGGAGGCCGAAGCATCCGGGATGGTTGGATGGATTCCCGCCGCGGGTGGTTTTGTGCTGGGAGTTGCCTTTTTGATGGCGATGGACAGCCTGCTTCCTCACTTGCATCCGAACGCGCGCGATCCGGAGGGGATGTCCTCCTCCTGGAAACGCACCACGCTGCTGGTACTGGCGGTCACGCTTCACAATATCCCGGAAGGGATGGCGGTCGGCCTTTCCTTTGCGCTTGCGGCGCAGCACGGCAATGACCCGGCGCTCTATGCGTCGGCGATGGCGCTCGCAATCGGCATCGGCATCCAGAATTTCCCGGAAGGCGCCGCGATTTCCCTGCCGCTGCGGCAGGAAGGGGCCTCATCGGG from Anaerotruncus rubiinfantis includes the following:
- a CDS encoding NADH-dependent [FeFe] hydrogenase, group A6, which gives rise to MIHLTINGKAIEAPDGATILEAARLYNIGIPSLCHLKDIHTYGSCRICVVEVEGMKNLAASCIVKAKEGMVVHTHSSKVRAARKVLYELLLSDHPKDCLNCTRNQNCELQELGYTLGVTESRLSGEMSPAKVDVSPSITRDTSKCVLCRRCVTVCNRIQEVGAIGAQNRGFATVVSPAMGLPLDSTACAMCGQCTVVCPTGALTETDGLSKVWAALENPAKRVVVQVAPAVRAALGEEFGLPAGTLVTGKMASALHEIGFDDVFDTDFAADLTIIEEGTELLGRLSAALTGGEAALPMLTSCSPGWIKHIEHKYPAQLGHLSSCKSPHTMLGALAKSFYAEKIGRKPEEMFVVSVMPCTAKKYEIQRPEMGQNGIPDVDAVLTTRELARMIKASGIDFLNLPEGGFDRPLGLSTGAADIFGVTGGVMEAALRTVYELVTGRELPFDGLHVTPIVGLEQVKTASLTIEGALPDFAHLEGVTVRIAVTSGLAGADILMDQIAAGKSPYHFVEVMGCPGGCINGGGQPRPKEEGYREKRAAALYREDEGKPMRKSHENPDITALYEEYLGAANGHLAHELLHTHYVPRGLYNQLVR
- a CDS encoding ZIP family metal transporter, whose protein sequence is MSEAVLWAAGGTGFTFLMTSLGAAVVFFFRSKVNMSIQRMFLGFAAGVMIAASVWSLLIPAIEEAEASGMVGWIPAAGGFVLGVAFLMAMDSLLPHLHPNARDPEGMSSSWKRTTLLVLAVTLHNIPEGMAVGLSFALAAQHGNDPALYASAMALAIGIGIQNFPEGAAISLPLRQEGASSGRAFLYGSFSGFVEPVFGVLTVLIAGGIQPLMPWLLSFAAGAMLYVVVEELIPEAHLGDHSNVGTLGVMAGFLIMMILDVALG